Proteins from one Sabethes cyaneus chromosome 2, idSabCyanKW18_F2, whole genome shotgun sequence genomic window:
- the LOC128736763 gene encoding brachyurin-like → MKTVLLVIAALAVASAELVNIDWSQVKPIEEFDHYWARIPKEWQFLRELTPSRRITNGQEATPGQFPYQVLVISSFENGAALCGGSILTRNYILTAAHCVFRVQIGLAIMGVHDRTAFEPSEQGINFEASGVRVHEGYSQTNIRNDIAVVRLNHAIDFNARVQPVRIPAAGDSRHFAGLTGTASGFGRWTDSSTATSAVLRYVSNPILTEADCLARWDNNANLIQPQNICVSGEGGRSPCHGDSGGPLTIAEGGSSVQVGIVSFGSTAGCSIGMPAVYVRVTHFRQWIVDNTDYA, encoded by the coding sequence ATGAAGACCGTCCTATTAGTAATCGCCGCTTTGGCTGTGGCTAGTGCTGAATTGGTCAATATCGACTGGTCCCAGGTTAAGCCGATCGAAGAGTTCGACCACTACTGGGCTCGCATTCCGAAGGAATGGCAATTCCTGCGTGAGCTAACACCATCTCGCAGGATCACGAATGGACAGGAAGCTACTCCTGGACAGTTCCCGTATCAAGTACTTGTGATTAGTAGCTTTGAGAATGGTGCTGCCTTGTGTGGAGGATCAATTTTGACCAGAAATTACATCCTAACGGCTGCTCATTGTGTTTTTCGCGTTCAAATAGGATTGGCTATTATGGGAGTTCACGACCGCACTGCTTTCGAGCCATCTGAACAAGGAATCAATTTCGAAGCCAGTGGTGTCAGAGTTCACGAAGGATACAGCCAAACAAACATTAGAAACGATATCGCCGTTGTTCGACTGAACCATGCCATCGACTTCAATGCCCGTGTTCAGCCAGTTCGTATTCCTGCCGCGGGCGATAGCCGTCATTTTGCCGGGTTGACCGGAACTGCTTCCGGATTTGGACGATGGACCGATTCCAGCACGGCCACCTCCGCTGTACTGCGGTACGTTAGCAACCCCATCCTGACCGAGGCAGACTGTTTGGCACGTTGGGACAACAATGCCAACCTCATCCAGCCGCAGAATATTTGTGTTTCCGGTGAAGGCGGCCGCTCGCCTTGCCATGGTGACTCCGGTGGTCCGTTGACCATTGCTGAGGGTGGTAGCTCAGTACAGGTGGGAATCGTTTCGTTCGGATCGACCGCTGGATGCTCGATCGGAATGCCGGCGGTTTACGTGCGCGTTACACACTTCCGTCAATGGATCGTTGATAACACCGATTATGCGTAA
- the LOC128736764 gene encoding brachyurin-like yields the protein MKTILLMILSTLAVASAELINIDWSQVKPIEEFDHYWARIPKEWQFLRKLTPSRRITGGWAAAPGQFPYQIALLSHFAGATGLCGATVLTDYYILTAAHCVQNAQGGIAIIGAHDRTANEPSQQFLPFEASGIRIHEGYIPTNMRNDIAVVRMNSLIIFSNRIQPVRIPNSIDTRDFAGLTGTVSGFGRTSDSSTAESAVIRFASNPIMAEADCLARWDNNANIIQPQNICLSGEGGRSPCNGDSGGPLTVAEDGRSLQVGIISFGSAAGCSIGMPSVHVRITHFRQWIVDNSDLV from the coding sequence ATGAAGACTATACTGTTGATGATCCTGTCCACTTTGGCTGTGGCTAGTGCTGAATTGATCAATATCGATTGGTCCCAGGTTAAACCGATCGAAGAGTTTGACCATTATTGGGCTCGGATTCCGAAGGAATGGCAGTTCCTACGCAAACTGACACCATCGCGCAGAATTACCGGTGGATGGGCGGCAGCTCCGGGTCAGTTCCCGTATCAAATTGCGCTGCTAAGTCATTTTGCCGGTGCTACAGGTCTCTGCGGTGCAACAGTTTTGACCGACTATTACATCCTGACTGCTGCCCATTGCGTCCAGAACGCTCAGGGAGGAATTGCTATTATCGGAGCTCATGACCGTACTGCTAACGAACCTTCTCAACAATTTCTCCCATTCGAAGCCAGCGGGATCAGAATCCATGAAGGATATATTCCGACCAACATGAGGAACGACATTGCCGTTGTACGAATGAATAGCCTCATCATTTTCAGCAATCGTATCCAGCCGGTTCGTATTCCCAATTCGATCGATACCAGGGATTTCGCCGGACTAACCGGAACGGTGTCCGGATTTGGACGTacttctgattcaagcacggctGAATCTGCTGTAATTAGATTTGCTAGCAACCCCATCATGGCCGAAGCGGACTGTTTGGCGCGTTGGGACAACAATGCCAACATCATCCAGCCGCAGAATATTTGTCTCTCCGGCGAGGGCGGCCGCTCGCCTTGCAATGGAGATTCCGGTGGTCCATTAACCGTTGCTGAGGATGGCCGCTCTCTGCAAGTCGGAATCATTTCGTTCGGATCGGCCGCtggctgctcgattggaatgccATCGGTTCATGTGCGCATTACACACTTCCGTCAGTGGATCGTTGACAATTCCGATTTGGTGTGA